The genomic window aaccTTCAATTGGATGTTattggggtggaggggtggagtgGAATGCTTTTGCTCCATCATTAACCTGTTTTGGATGATTGATACTTTTTATTTTGATGCCAGAACAATAATTTGCAAAAAGGTTTTTAAAAAGTCTTTGGGAAATCTTGAAGGGGATGTAGGAGTGAGACTACAAGTACAAATCACTCTGCTAAGCATCCAATTCAAATCCATTTCATGTCTTGCAGCATCCAGGTGGTGAAGAAGTGCTGAAAGAACAAGCAGGAGATGATGCTACAGAAGCCTTTGAAGACGTTGGTCATTCTGCTGATGCACGTGAAATGACCAAGCAGTACCTCATTGGAGAGCTTCACCCTGTGAGTTCTTTAACAATATCTGAAGCATAAGTGTTGATCATTGCATATTTAAATATTGTTCAATTTGTATGGGATTTCATGTTGAAAGCATCCAATGACGTAGAGAGAAAGAAATTAGAAGGGTATTCCTTGCTGGTCAAAGTTTAACGGGAGAATGTGAAGATTAAGAATGGTCCCAACATAAATCTTGGCTAATCGAATGACAGCAGTGACGATGCAAAGTGGGGTGATATGCTATATggaaggtgatgcaccatcaataactctccaagacgtgaggcgagatattggcttttattgactggaagaaagaacaagcaggaaTTGACCACCAtaatacatcctggagactgagaggcagggctcaggccccaatcgcctttataccggggtctgtgggaggagccacaggggcagtcagcagcggggggcgtgtccagacaggtatatgtagttcactacagAAGGCAAATGCTTTTTGAAAGCTGTATTAGTGACCAGGATGACACAGAAGTAACATGAATCTTGGATGCAAAaataatgaatttaattttgAGTGATTGAAGCTAGGAGTTTGTGGTCCACTCATGGCAGATTTTGAAGTTAAGTGCGAGTTGCTAATGAAGTATTTGGAGTAGCTGGTCTACACAAGATGAACAAGAGTATAGTAAGGAGAACTTGAGAATCTAGAGTTAAGAGTAATGGCAATGAGGGTTCAGCTGAGTTCTATTTCTTTTGAGCAGAAGCTGTGGGTGGAGTGGAATTCCTTTGGCCAAGGTTATCAAATGCAGTTGAGATTTCAGACTTGTTACTCTTGGAATTGATACCCATTGTACTTGATAGGCAAACTGCCTTTACACTCATTGCTTGCTTGATGTTTTGATGTGCTTCTTTAAGAGAAAATTAGATCTAGATATTCAAGTTCACAACCTACTCCAGAACCTCTGGCAACTGTCTTGACTATATTAAGTTGTTGTTCTCTTTGTTAGTTTTGCTAAACAGGGTAATTACAAGGATATATCTAAGGATGTGAATACAATGTATTGCTTTTCTGAAATACTGGAAATCTGGCCTCCAACATCTACAGAGCAACATCCCACAAAAGTGGTCCAATAGTTTGGTTGTTCAGTGACTTTTGTTTCTGAAGGAGAGGAGAGATAACAAAGTTGGTCACAACAAGGGGAATTTTGTATTCATCAAATTAAGCAGTATGAATTTGAAGCAAAAAAGAGCAATTGTGCCATGCCCCTGTGCTGGCTTGCAGTCTGGTTACCTGCCCTCTAGAAGTATTTTCTGCAATCGCATAGATACTTTATGGATCCCACAGGAAAAGGAAATTGGCATCACAGTAtcattacaaatgcacagatatacaaattgttagaagtaagaaagaatcttctttttttaaaaaaaagttacctcgAACAGTCTAACAgcagggggtcatcacttccccagctacaggttggctcattatagagcctaatggccgagggtaagaatgacctcacgtaacactctttggagcagcacaacTGTCTTGCACTaatactaaaagtgctcctttgAACAACCAAGGTGTTATGCAGGGGGTGAAAAATATTGTCTGGAATTgctaggattttccatagggtcctttgttctaacacagcatcttgtgtgttgactttgactcctataacagagacggtctttctaatcagtttattgagcgtgttggcatcacccatgttgatgccattgtcaCAGCAcatcactgcatagaagattgtactggtgttAACAGACTAGTAAAACGTGTGAAGGAGAggactgcatactccaaagggccTCAGTCTCCCCAGAAGTAGAGACGACTCTGgcccttgtacacagcctctgtattggtgctccactcaagtctgtcatctaaGTGCACGCCCAGTTACTTGTAGGTCCTTATCACATCAatgtcctcaccatcagtagtaacagggagcagtgcaggctttgtcttaaagtccatcaccatctcctttatcAAATGAAGCTGGAATCAGactcgggtttattatcaccggcatgtgacgtgaactttgttaacttagcagcagcagttcaatgcaatacataatctggcataaagagaaaaaaaataaacataaacacaatcaattacatatattgaatagattttaaaaacgtgcaaaaacagaatactgtatattttttttaaaaaagtgaggtggtgtccaaagctTAAAGTccctttagaaatcagatggcagtggggaagaagctgttcctgaatcactgagtgaggtttctatacctcctacctgatggtaacagtgagaaaagggcatgccctgggcactgaagatccttaataatggacactgcctttctgagacaccactccctaaagatgtcctggatattttataggctagaacccaagatggagctgactagatttacaaccctctgcagcttcttttggtcctgtgtagtagcccctccagaccagacagtgatgcagcctgtcagaatgctctccatggtacaactatagaagtttttttagtgtatttgttgacatgccaaatttcttcaaactcataataaagtatagctgctgtctcgCCTTCtctataactacatcgatatgttgggaccaggttagatcctcggagatcttgacactgaggagcctgaagctgctcactctctccacttccgatccctttGGGGATTGGTATAAGTTCTTTCAAGACGAAAGAACACCCTTCTTGAAGttcataatcagctcttttgtcttactgacgttgagtgccaggctgttgctgtggcaccactccactagttggcctatctcactcctgtaagtTCTCCCAAATAATTGGTCATATGTCAATTAGATTTCTTATACGGTGGTGTGTATATACTTAAAGCACATTTTCATACAGGGAGTTGATGCACTCAAATCAGTGACGTTTGTGTAGAGCAAACTGTTTAAATTTTCTGAAAATGGCTGGGTACACTGCATGGTTTTTTTTCACTGACAAAGCAGAATACGTTTAAACTGCAACAATGAAGAACATTTAAGTAAAGTCAAATGGCAATGTTTCTTTAATTCCTTTTAGCACTGCTGCATTGCAGAGTCAGTGTTTTGCAACGTGAGTAAAGGTCATTTGGCCTGTCCAGTCTATTCTGGAGTCTCAGGACTGCATCTTTGGTCCCATTCTCCTCCTGCACCTTATTTGCATTTATACTGAAAAGCAGTTCAATGCTCTGTTTTGGAAGGCTGTTAATTGCCCTAAAAAGTTTTcagtatttaaataaataaataaatatttgtcCTATCTTTGCTGTCGGCATTTATGGTGCACCTTAAGCTTGTTTTGTCTAGTTGACGTGTCACTAATTGGTGAGAATTGTATTGGCTAGTTGTATTTAtttgagatgcagtgtggaataggctcttcaaGTCACATTGTTCAGCTGAGCAACCCACAAATTAACCCTGTCCCAATTACAGGACAGCtcggtgaccaattaacctgccaactgggaagtctttggactgtgggaggaaaccagtgcaacTGGAGGAAATATACTCAGTCATGGGAGGAACGTACATATTCCTTATAgggagcagtgggaattgaacctgggaaaGGGGTGTAGATGTATTAATTATTTTATTGTGTTAATTGTACCATTGATATCAAATCTTTCACTTCTGTCAATTAGGTGTTTTGTGCACTGCTCTTTAATTTGTCAATGCCAGTCATATGTATATTATCTATATTGGATTTCCATGTAAATCTATTCATCCTAGTTACTAAATTTTGCTCCTATAAGGTTGCTTACTTTGCTTCCTATAGTTAATTAACTTAAATTTGGAAGTCGATTTATTGCGTTAAAATTCATTTTTTAAATAGTTGCTTTTTGCATTTCTCTCCTAACAGGATGACAGAGGTGCTTTTGTAAAGCCAAAGGTAAAGTTTCTTTCCTCATTCTTTGGGAAAAGATATCAGAAATGCAGTAGATAATTTTGAAAGATCAAAATTGAGACAGCTTAGTATAAAGGATGAAATGAGAACTGGGGTAGTTTGTCAATGATCGGATTAAATGATAAAGTGGACTTAAGAAGCCAAATGCTTTTTTGTTTCCTGCTGTTTTATTCATTTGCCACTTGGTTTTAAATAACTGCACCCGTCTAAATAGTTCCCTCATTTTTGATTATTGTCTGTGATCAGATTTGACGTGTTGAACATTAGATCAAAGTTGTGCACACAGAAAACCTGATCTGCACACTCTTTGTTCTCCCATTTTACCTGATGCCAATCCCTTATTACATGCAGGGTCTGAGAAGAAATTTGATGTACTACTGCGATATACAATCACCACTATAACAATGGTCTCTTATTGCTATAGCATTGCTTTTATAGTTTTTGTATTTTATTCAGAAATACATTGCAGGACAGGCCTGGCTCAACAAgctacaccacccagcaatctgcCTGTCTAGCACTAGCCAAATCACAGGATCATTTgcagtaaccaattaacctaatagCCAGTACATCTCTGgattctgggaggaaactggagcacctggagggaacccaagcagtcaaagggagaatgtatgaattccttacaggcagtgccagaattgaactctggaatgccccgagctgtaatagcatcatgctactGTGCCACAGTTCAAAGCATTCATAGGGGCATGAGAATAGAAAGTGATTTCAAGTGGAGAAGTGTCTTGTGTATGAATCGGAGAGAGCACATCTATTTTTGGTTTTCAGTTGTGATTGGAGTTTATTTCCCAGCCTTTATTATCTAGAGAAAGGGCAGTGGGACTGCTATATATTGACTTGCTGTGTAACAGCTCATTACTTAAACAAGTGGTGTCTTTGCCCACTTAGAGATTGATTATCAGACTGGTAACTTGGGACAGCCTGGATAATGACAGCAGATCCCCTTTACTAGGAAATGCTGGACAAATCTTTGGCACATGCCAATGAAGTTTCATGATTTCTTTTACAAGTTTATACAAGAGTTATTCTGGAATCTTATTTGTAGTGATATTGAATTTAAACTAATTTTCtagagtatttttctgttgattaatTAAAATGCTGTGCTGTAAATCAAAATTGGCATAACAATGTGGGTGTTGGAGGAAGGGGAGAAAAGTGAATGCAATAATGAGCTCCCCACACTTTTTCCCCTAAATTGGGTGAAACACCTAATATTAACGAACCTTGTCCCTTTCCCTCTTTTACAGGAGCCACTTGTTATTGTAGAGTCAAGCGAGCCAAGGTATTTCTTTTCTCCATCAGTAGTTTTTAAATGATTGAAATTTTTCTGCCAAAAAGCAAAATGGTACATTGAATCGTCCATAAGAAACCGAGCTTGAGGTTTAGGGTTCAGCAATGTTTGTTGCTTCAATTTCTGATTTGTGCTATTTCATGTCTGTAAATAAAgactttatttttctttgttaGGTTGCAGTTTCACCAATATTGTCCTCCAACCCATGAATTTTAATTTTTAAGATCTATCTTCCAATTTCACTCAGTTCACTTCATTTTATGGTGAACTCTAGGTTTGGTTGCACCTATGCAATATTTGCAGTGCCAACCCTTTCCATCTCTTGCTGACTCAAACATTATAGAGAAGCAAGCAATGTATCTCTCTGCGGGAACATAATAAATGTATTCAAATTTGATGTTGCATTTGCttgtgaatggggggggggggataatggCTTTTTTACTTACAGTAGGGAAAACCCACAAACATTCGAATTTTAAGAACTTTCAGCCCTTTGATTAATTGTCTTCTTTTATTGCAGCTGGTGGTCTGGCTGGATGGTCCCAGCGATAGCAGGTGTGACTGTTGCTCTCTTGTATCGCATTCTTATTGCAGATCTCTGAATGCAACACACAGAGGAAATTGGCACTACTTTGCATTTACTGAAATCCATTCAAATAATTTCTAAAGATAGAAATTACTTCCATGGAAGGAATTTTGGAGCCCAAAAAGTAATTGCAAGCCCGTACTTCTGCATAAAATGCTTATCATGCCAATATTGAGTTGTGCTATTTCTGTTTCGGTATCGGTTCCCCAGCTGATGTTTGGTTTCCTGAAATTGGTTAATGAGGGATCCAATATTTCAAGAATTTCTTGAGAAATGGGTTTGCAGTATAGCAGGTACCAGCCTTGAGTATGTGGCGGGGAGATTAATGGAATTTCGGTTAGGGTAATAATGGTCCTGACTTAGTCTGTGATTGAAGTCGCCAGAGAGATACTGACACTGGTGATAtaaagtctttattcatcacaatAAGCAGGCATTCTGTTGGAGACACTTGTGGTAGAGTCTCAAacccatttttttttttaatacccTTAAAATCCATGCAGGTGATTCAATAAAATTTCAATATTTACAATGACgtgtttacttcaatattttgg from Hypanus sabinus isolate sHypSab1 chromosome 1, sHypSab1.hap1, whole genome shotgun sequence includes these protein-coding regions:
- the LOC132395114 gene encoding cytochrome b5, yielding MAEDKEEVKYYRLEELKQHSSGNSAWIHVNNKIYDVTKFLDQHPGGEEVLKEQAGDDATEAFEDVGHSADAREMTKQYLIGELHPDDRGAFVKPKEPLVIVESSEPSWWSGWMVPAIAGVTVALLYRILIADL